One Lusitaniella coriacea LEGE 07157 genomic window carries:
- a CDS encoding GNAT family N-acetyltransferase — MTPSTSLHPSETRDERCMTQQPILQTQRLVLRPFNLADAPDVQRLAGAREIAANTAHIPHPYEDGVAEVWIEQNAVSFQEGKSLAFAIVERQSSRLCGAIGFGISIVNVHAELGYWIGKPYWGQGYCTEAARTILEYGFATLGLNRICSNHFARNPASGRVMEKIGMTYEGCLRQHFWKWGKFEDLKQYGILNREWQMQQENRF, encoded by the coding sequence ATGACTCCAAGTACTTCATTACATCCATCCGAAACTCGCGATGAGCGTTGCATGACTCAACAACCCATCCTGCAAACCCAACGCTTGGTATTACGTCCCTTCAACTTAGCCGACGCGCCAGACGTACAGCGTTTGGCAGGCGCGCGAGAAATTGCCGCAAACACCGCACACATTCCCCATCCCTACGAAGATGGCGTGGCGGAAGTGTGGATTGAGCAAAATGCAGTCTCCTTTCAAGAGGGCAAAAGTCTTGCCTTTGCCATTGTAGAACGCCAGAGCAGTCGATTGTGCGGCGCGATCGGTTTTGGCATCAGCATCGTTAATGTCCACGCCGAACTGGGGTACTGGATTGGCAAACCTTACTGGGGACAAGGGTACTGCACCGAAGCTGCCCGCACCATCTTGGAATACGGTTTTGCTACCCTAGGACTCAATCGCATTTGCTCAAATCATTTTGCCCGTAACCCCGCATCGGGACGAGTCATGGAAAAAATTGGCATGACTTACGAGGGATGTCTGCGTCAGCACTTTTGGAAATGGGGCAAATTTGAAGACCTCAAGCAGTATGGCATCCTCAACCGCGAGTGGCAAATGCAACAAGAAAACAGGTTTTAA
- a CDS encoding SDR family oxidoreductase, whose translation MKDSIVLITGASSGIGEACAKVFAKLEAKLILTARTQERLQPIAESLDCEYYLLPFDVRDRAAVDTAIESLPPEWSDIDLLINNAGLSRGLDKFHEADIQDWEEMIDTNIKGLLYMSRKVVPDMVRRGKGYIINIGSTAGHQTYPGGHVYCATKAAVKSITEGLKQDLLGTPIRVSLVDPGLVETNFSNVRFHGDTERAEKVYQGLVPLTPDDVAEVVLFCATRPPHVNLMDIVMMPVDQAPLMLFNRK comes from the coding sequence ATGAAAGATTCAATTGTTTTAATTACCGGAGCGAGTAGCGGAATTGGCGAGGCTTGTGCTAAAGTTTTTGCGAAATTGGAAGCGAAACTAATTCTCACTGCACGAACCCAAGAGCGATTGCAACCCATTGCCGAGTCTCTCGACTGCGAGTATTATTTATTACCCTTCGATGTGCGCGATCGCGCGGCTGTAGATACAGCGATTGAATCCCTTCCCCCGGAATGGTCTGACATCGATCTCTTAATCAACAACGCCGGATTGAGTCGCGGTTTGGACAAATTCCACGAAGCCGACATTCAAGACTGGGAAGAGATGATCGACACGAACATCAAAGGCTTACTCTACATGAGTCGCAAAGTCGTCCCCGATATGGTTCGGCGCGGCAAAGGCTACATCATCAATATCGGCTCCACCGCAGGGCATCAAACCTATCCGGGGGGTCACGTCTACTGCGCCACCAAAGCGGCGGTGAAGTCCATTACGGAGGGATTGAAGCAAGATTTACTGGGGACTCCCATTCGGGTGAGCTTAGTCGATCCGGGTTTGGTGGAGACGAACTTCAGCAACGTGCGCTTTCACGGCGACACCGAACGCGCAGAGAAAGTATATCAAGGACTCGTGCCGTTAACCCCCGATGATGTTGCCGAAGTGGTTCTGTTCTGCGCGACTCGTCCCCCTCACGTCAACTTGATGGATATTGTGATGATGCCCGTGGATCAAGCGCCGTTGATGTTATTCAATCGCAAGTAG
- a CDS encoding response regulator transcription factor yields the protein MTNAHILLADTDLLLVQLLEQELEGNGYRITTVDNGMNCLRAVQELQPDLTILNWMLPDFSGLDICRCLRSVGNSSAIILLNDEDTIRDRVAGLDAGADDYIVKPFWLEEFFARIRARLRRVRQSSKWDILQFQDLSLNPFTREVYRGDRVLELTAKEFDLLNYLMAHPRQVLSREQILNAVWNDEFEGTSNIVEVYIRYLRRKLEAHCEDRLIHTIHCVGYVLREDCRQTLAKSA from the coding sequence ATGACAAACGCACATATCCTCTTAGCAGATACCGATCTTTTGTTAGTTCAATTGCTAGAACAAGAACTTGAGGGAAACGGCTACCGCATCACCACCGTTGATAATGGCATGAACTGTTTGCGCGCCGTACAAGAATTGCAACCGGATTTGACGATTCTCAATTGGATGCTTCCAGATTTTTCAGGGTTAGATATTTGTCGGTGTTTGCGTTCTGTGGGAAACAGCAGTGCCATTATACTGCTCAATGATGAAGATACTATCCGCGATCGCGTCGCTGGTTTAGACGCAGGCGCAGACGACTATATCGTGAAACCCTTTTGGTTAGAAGAATTTTTTGCTCGAATTCGCGCTCGCTTGCGTCGCGTGCGACAATCCAGCAAATGGGACATCCTACAATTCCAAGACTTGAGCTTAAATCCCTTCACTAGAGAAGTATATCGCGGCGATCGCGTCCTTGAATTAACTGCCAAAGAATTCGATCTTCTCAACTACTTGATGGCACACCCCAGGCAAGTTCTCTCCCGCGAACAAATCCTGAATGCCGTGTGGAACGATGAATTTGAAGGAACCTCCAACATTGTTGAAGTCTACATTCGCTATTTACGTCGCAAACTAGAAGCACACTGCGAAGATCGTCTGATTCACACGATTCATTGTGTTGGTTATGTCCTTCGAGAAGACTGTCGGCAGACTTTGGCAAAATCTGCTTAG
- a CDS encoding FAD-dependent oxidoreductase gives MNAQNNLSHNSHAIVIGGSMTGLLTARILINHYNRVTIIERDRLPDQPIYRPGVPQSRQGHVLLERGRAILEELFPGFQEEIVARGAHPLDMAEDLAWLTPFGWGIRFDLNVIMLSCSRFFLEWNVRRRLNAFPQIKFQQGSEVKGLLMDAEGVLVTGARVRTGEEEKPLFADLVVDASGRNSKAPQWLEQLGYLPPQETIVTAHIGYASRVYEFPEGLDADWKGFLVQTLPPYQPRGGFLLPIEGNRWLVTLGGGDGDYPPGDEEAFLEFIRTLPTPVMYDAIQKAKARSPIYCYRGTQNHLRQYDRLSQLPDGFVALGDSVCAFNPIYGQGMTAAALSALLLDRTLKAWQKDSLWGFSLHFQKKLAKENAPLWEMATTEDCRYQTVVGMSPTPSVRFMHGYMDRVVALTTESVFVRQTLLNVFNLLTPAIALFHPKILLRVLKKVLLGGVRDRAKASKPLPSQFKLQNHA, from the coding sequence ATGAACGCACAAAACAATTTATCCCACAACAGCCATGCCATCGTCATTGGCGGGAGCATGACCGGATTATTGACTGCTCGCATCCTCATCAACCACTACAATCGCGTCACCATTATCGAGCGAGATCGCCTGCCAGACCAACCCATTTACCGTCCTGGCGTTCCCCAAAGTCGCCAAGGACACGTCCTCTTGGAGCGAGGTCGCGCGATCTTAGAAGAACTCTTCCCCGGTTTCCAAGAAGAAATTGTGGCAAGGGGCGCACACCCTCTGGATATGGCTGAGGATCTTGCGTGGCTCACTCCCTTTGGTTGGGGCATTCGTTTTGATTTAAATGTAATCATGCTCTCCTGTAGCCGCTTTTTCTTGGAATGGAATGTGCGCCGCCGACTCAATGCTTTTCCTCAAATTAAATTCCAGCAAGGTTCAGAGGTGAAAGGATTGTTGATGGATGCAGAAGGGGTGTTAGTAACGGGTGCGCGGGTTCGCACAGGAGAAGAAGAAAAACCGTTATTTGCCGATCTCGTTGTGGATGCAAGCGGACGCAATTCTAAAGCGCCCCAATGGCTCGAACAGTTGGGATACCTCCCTCCTCAAGAAACGATTGTGACCGCCCATATTGGCTATGCGAGCCGCGTCTACGAGTTTCCGGAGGGGTTGGATGCCGATTGGAAAGGCTTTTTGGTTCAGACATTACCGCCCTATCAGCCGCGCGGAGGTTTTCTTTTACCCATAGAGGGCAATCGGTGGTTAGTCACTTTGGGGGGTGGAGATGGAGATTATCCTCCGGGGGATGAGGAAGCGTTTTTGGAATTCATTCGCACGCTGCCCACTCCAGTGATGTACGACGCGATTCAAAAGGCAAAAGCGCGATCGCCAATCTACTGCTATCGCGGAACTCAAAACCACTTGCGGCAATACGATCGCCTCTCTCAATTGCCCGATGGCTTTGTCGCGCTTGGGGATTCGGTTTGTGCGTTCAACCCCATTTACGGACAGGGAATGACGGCTGCGGCACTGAGCGCGCTGCTGTTGGATCGCACTTTGAAGGCATGGCAAAAAGATTCGTTGTGGGGATTCTCGCTGCACTTTCAAAAGAAATTGGCGAAGGAAAATGCGCCGCTTTGGGAGATGGCAACTACTGAAGATTGCCGCTACCAAACTGTTGTGGGGATGTCTCCGACTCCTAGCGTCCGCTTCATGCACGGCTATATGGATCGCGTTGTTGCGCTGACGACTGAAAGTGTTTTTGTGCGCCAAACCTTGTTAAATGTCTTTAACCTGCTTACACCCGCGATCGCGCTATTTCATCCTAAGATACTGCTTCGCGTTCTCAAAAAAGTGCTATTGGGTGGTGTGCGCGATCGCGCAAAGGCATCAAAACCTCTTCCTTCCCAGTTCAAATTGCAAAATCATGCCTAA
- a CDS encoding ExbD/TolR family protein — protein sequence MTEAINRKKKSRTLTSPQPVRRLNLWLDSASDREVRIEIIPLIDVIFCILTFFILAAVGFSRQQAINLNLPKATTGAPQLREMLIVSIDYSGQVYVEQQPVAENQLSEAVQNYFLSRPNGMMVLYASKDVNYDRVVRVLDTLREVGGDRVALATLPEGQSQPSPTTPLPGAGTPNFNPASPNNDPLDSFGAPPIPDNSFESPVVPQQSPTPANPTPQQSPAQPNLPTTPGQDVAPATPNLPPVPSE from the coding sequence ATGACAGAAGCAATTAATCGCAAGAAAAAATCCCGCACTTTAACGAGTCCCCAACCCGTTCGCCGCCTTAATCTTTGGCTGGATTCGGCAAGCGATCGCGAGGTACGCATTGAAATTATCCCCCTGATCGATGTCATTTTCTGTATTTTGACCTTCTTTATCCTCGCCGCAGTGGGATTTTCCCGCCAACAGGCAATTAACCTCAATTTGCCAAAAGCAACGACGGGTGCGCCGCAATTGCGAGAGATGTTGATTGTTAGCATTGATTATTCGGGACAGGTGTATGTGGAACAGCAACCCGTTGCGGAAAACCAACTTTCCGAAGCGGTACAAAACTATTTCCTGAGCCGACCTAATGGGATGATGGTGTTGTACGCCTCTAAGGATGTAAACTACGATCGCGTGGTTCGGGTATTGGATACTTTACGGGAAGTCGGTGGCGATCGCGTGGCGTTGGCAACTCTCCCGGAAGGACAATCTCAACCCTCTCCTACAACTCCTTTACCCGGTGCGGGTACGCCGAATTTCAACCCCGCTTCTCCCAATAACGATCCCCTCGATTCCTTTGGCGCGCCTCCCATTCCCGATAACTCCTTTGAGAGTCCAGTTGTCCCCCAACAAAGTCCGACACCTGCCAATCCGACTCCCCAACAAAGTCCCGCGCAACCGAATTTACCCACAACACCGGGACAAGATGTTGCGCCTGCTACGCCAAATCTTCCTCCTGTACCCAGTGAGTAG
- a CDS encoding GNAT family N-acetyltransferase, producing MIATSLIQVATNNDIARIIDAMTLAFATDPIVRWMYPDSQQYLKQFPNFVKAFGSKSIENNTTYFIEGYKGAAFWFPPNTEPDEEALGNLLQQTVSHAEEVFGLLEQMSHYHPSEPCWYLGILGVDPIQQGQGYGSALMEDILALCDREKKVAYLESSKLSNIPFYERRGFEVMGQIQAGDSPTLFPMVRNPR from the coding sequence ATGATCGCAACATCTCTCATCCAAGTCGCAACAAACAACGATATTGCTCGCATCATCGATGCAATGACCCTTGCATTTGCTACAGATCCTATCGTTCGTTGGATGTATCCCGATTCACAGCAATACCTCAAACAGTTCCCCAACTTTGTAAAAGCCTTTGGCAGCAAATCCATAGAAAATAACACGACTTACTTCATTGAGGGGTATAAAGGTGCTGCGTTTTGGTTTCCCCCAAATACTGAACCCGACGAAGAAGCGTTAGGTAACCTACTCCAACAAACCGTATCCCATGCTGAAGAAGTTTTTGGTCTTTTGGAGCAAATGAGTCATTACCATCCCAGCGAACCTTGTTGGTACTTAGGAATTTTGGGGGTAGACCCAATTCAACAAGGTCAGGGTTACGGTTCGGCGTTAATGGAAGACATTCTGGCACTGTGCGATCGCGAAAAGAAAGTAGCTTACCTCGAATCTTCTAAGCTGTCCAATATTCCGTTCTACGAACGACGCGGGTTTGAAGTCATGGGTCAAATTCAAGCGGGAGACTCGCCAACGCTTTTCCCAATGGTGCGCAATCCGCGATAG
- a CDS encoding DUF7219 family protein → MKSTDANQKQNFLYPYHSYRGSVTPENLVFHANLQEFSQKVGYICAFYTGGKISADKAHEQISQLWQQLKKSKVAINS, encoded by the coding sequence ATGAAATCTACAGACGCGAACCAAAAACAAAACTTTTTATATCCTTACCATTCCTATCGTGGTTCGGTTACCCCAGAAAATTTGGTTTTTCACGCCAATCTCCAAGAATTTTCCCAAAAAGTTGGCTACATTTGCGCTTTTTACACCGGAGGTAAAATCTCTGCGGACAAAGCTCACGAGCAAATCAGTCAGTTGTGGCAACAACTCAAAAAAAGCAAAGTTGCAATCAACTCCTAA
- a CDS encoding class I SAM-dependent methyltransferase, with protein sequence MTLQILDSSKIETFADKLFGTLNNGALAIMTSIGHRTGLFDIMAQLPPSTSQEIADAARLNERYVREWLGAMVTGGFIEYDRDRQTYYLPSEHAALLTRAASPDNIAAFAQYIPLLASVEEPIIDCFYNGGGVPYSEYKRFHQVMAEDSGQTVVAALTDLILPIVPGLTEALKRGIDVLDVGCGSGRALNKMAKTFPNSRFTGYDLSQDAIAVAQLKAQSLDLTNIQFRVKDAATLDEIEGYDLITTFDAIHDQARPDVVLRGIFRALRNDGVYLMQDIRASSEVSGNMEHPAAPFLYTISCLHCMSVSLADGGMGLGAMWGEQKALEMLKEAGFTRVEIEQLDHDFQNNYYIVRK encoded by the coding sequence ATGACTCTACAAATCCTCGACAGCAGCAAAATCGAAACCTTTGCCGACAAACTATTCGGTACTCTCAATAACGGTGCGTTGGCAATTATGACCTCTATCGGTCATCGTACCGGATTATTTGACATAATGGCGCAATTGCCGCCCTCAACCAGCCAGGAAATTGCCGATGCTGCTCGATTGAACGAACGCTACGTTCGGGAATGGTTGGGTGCAATGGTAACGGGTGGTTTCATAGAATACGATCGCGATCGTCAAACCTATTATCTCCCTTCCGAACACGCCGCGCTGCTCACTCGTGCCGCTTCTCCCGATAATATTGCCGCTTTTGCGCAGTATATTCCCCTGCTGGCGAGTGTGGAAGAACCGATTATCGATTGTTTCTATAACGGGGGTGGCGTTCCCTACTCCGAATACAAGCGCTTCCATCAAGTTATGGCGGAAGATAGCGGTCAAACGGTTGTTGCGGCGTTAACGGATTTGATTCTTCCCATTGTACCGGGATTAACCGAAGCCTTGAAGCGTGGAATTGATGTGTTGGATGTGGGATGCGGTAGCGGACGCGCCTTGAATAAGATGGCGAAAACCTTTCCCAATAGTCGCTTTACCGGGTACGATCTTTCTCAGGACGCGATCGCGGTTGCTCAACTCAAAGCCCAATCCCTCGACCTCACCAATATTCAATTCCGGGTTAAAGATGCGGCAACCTTGGATGAAATCGAAGGCTACGATTTGATTACCACTTTCGATGCCATTCACGACCAAGCACGACCCGATGTAGTTTTACGCGGCATTTTCCGAGCGTTGCGCAATGATGGGGTGTATCTCATGCAAGATATCCGCGCCTCCAGCGAAGTGAGCGGTAACATGGAACATCCTGCGGCTCCTTTTCTCTACACCATCTCCTGTTTGCATTGTATGAGCGTATCCCTCGCCGATGGCGGGATGGGGTTGGGAGCAATGTGGGGAGAGCAGAAGGCGTTGGAAATGCTGAAAGAGGCTGGGTTTACTCGCGTGGAAATCGAACAACTCGACCACGATTTCCAAAATAACTATTACATCGTTCGGAAGTAA
- a CDS encoding GNAT family N-acetyltransferase has translation MNLQPPFRPAHIEDCRKIAELFTIASDGVSNYVWSTMSADYPGLTLLEIGAQRYANPDGNFSYKNCVVAEKEGEVVGLLVTFPIPESEGDSATEEVEEASEEPDVLAPYNLEAPGTWYVCAIALFPEFCGQGLGTQFIDIALQQAKEQEFKEVSLLCFEQNTGAFKLYQRNNFKIIDRVKVVPHEFIHHTGDLLLMTAPV, from the coding sequence ATGAACTTACAACCTCCTTTTCGACCCGCTCACATCGAAGACTGTCGCAAAATTGCCGAGTTATTTACCATTGCATCCGATGGCGTGTCCAACTATGTTTGGAGTACGATGTCCGCAGACTATCCGGGTTTGACGCTGCTGGAAATCGGCGCGCAGCGCTACGCCAATCCAGACGGGAACTTTAGCTATAAAAACTGCGTTGTTGCCGAAAAAGAGGGGGAAGTTGTTGGGTTGTTGGTGACCTTTCCCATCCCAGAATCCGAGGGAGACAGCGCAACAGAGGAGGTTGAAGAGGCTTCCGAAGAACCCGATGTTTTAGCGCCTTACAATTTAGAAGCGCCAGGGACGTGGTATGTTTGCGCGATTGCGCTCTTTCCGGAATTTTGCGGTCAAGGACTGGGAACGCAATTTATCGACATAGCACTCCAACAAGCCAAAGAACAAGAATTCAAAGAAGTCAGCCTGCTGTGCTTCGAGCAGAATACCGGGGCGTTCAAACTCTACCAACGCAATAACTTCAAAATAATCGATCGCGTAAAGGTCGTCCCCCACGAATTCATTCACCACACCGGAGATTTACTGCTAATGACGGCTCCCGTTTGA
- a CDS encoding SMI1/KNR4 family protein, with protein sequence MKTFPKDYSQLLSQLTEEIKTAPRDRAKTIIHQVGYWFILAGYGQAAYESLSSLLNGTLRLSPSSALMHSLKDNALPYLCYTLNIPCPAIADRAEMSGEELAEFVRELERQSLSMMLIDPFSLAGIYGAPTLFNLRVIQAVRYHFRWVIALFHPLLKIFPPKAPPWTDKTLQKMLGLSDEKPRDREIYAFLQEVHRVIQAYCRNDRLHEAIELAEQYDAIRQTWNLATEDWISKAVQIIAIAACFQVGKEAKAKARLVKWWHQNQERFNLNLFLPNHRAIFQALLEGLLEDEIGISQEQVATFLDAIRNYSYIPQTPKIPSVSDWKELMEAWNRNIFSKTSEEERESFADWFPDATTQKDCSQPPATEEEIQELEQRLGQTLPPSYRNFLLYSNGWTVANMYQKLFGTQEVDWFNTLNQEWVEAWTGIEEDEISDEKYFQYGEHQDCVYMRSRYLETALQISTDEDGYVYLLNPMVVDERGEWEAWDFGNKHPGAYRYRSFWEMMQATYNSAFGE encoded by the coding sequence ATGAAGACTTTTCCCAAAGACTATTCTCAGCTTCTATCTCAACTCACAGAAGAAATTAAAACAGCACCCCGCGATCGCGCCAAGACTATTATTCATCAAGTGGGCTACTGGTTTATTCTGGCAGGTTACGGACAAGCGGCATACGAATCTTTGTCGTCTCTTTTAAATGGGACACTGCGCCTCAGTCCATCCAGTGCGTTGATGCACTCCCTTAAAGATAATGCACTTCCCTACTTATGTTATACGCTGAATATTCCCTGTCCCGCGATCGCGGATCGAGCGGAGATGTCTGGGGAAGAACTTGCAGAGTTTGTACGCGAGCTAGAACGGCAAAGTCTTAGCATGATGCTAATCGATCCATTTTCATTAGCAGGAATTTACGGCGCTCCCACACTGTTTAATCTAAGAGTCATTCAAGCTGTTCGCTATCATTTTCGATGGGTAATTGCTCTCTTTCATCCATTATTAAAGATCTTTCCTCCCAAAGCTCCACCTTGGACAGATAAAACATTACAAAAAATGTTAGGTTTGAGCGATGAAAAACCGCGCGATCGCGAAATTTACGCTTTTCTCCAAGAAGTTCATCGAGTTATTCAAGCATACTGTCGTAACGATCGGCTGCATGAAGCCATTGAACTTGCCGAACAGTACGACGCTATTCGTCAAACTTGGAATCTTGCAACAGAAGACTGGATATCTAAAGCTGTACAAATAATCGCAATTGCTGCTTGCTTTCAGGTGGGTAAAGAGGCCAAAGCAAAAGCTCGCCTCGTAAAATGGTGGCATCAAAACCAGGAGAGATTTAACCTAAATCTATTTTTGCCTAACCATCGTGCGATCTTCCAAGCTTTATTAGAAGGTTTGTTGGAAGATGAAATTGGTATTTCACAAGAACAAGTTGCTACTTTTTTGGATGCTATCCGGAACTACTCGTACATTCCACAAACTCCTAAGATTCCATCAGTGTCTGACTGGAAAGAGTTAATGGAAGCTTGGAACCGCAATATTTTTTCCAAAACGTCTGAAGAAGAGCGAGAAAGTTTTGCTGATTGGTTCCCCGATGCAACCACACAAAAAGATTGCAGTCAACCTCCTGCAACCGAAGAAGAAATTCAAGAACTAGAGCAGCGTTTAGGACAAACTTTACCGCCAAGCTACCGCAATTTTCTCTTGTACAGTAATGGTTGGACAGTTGCGAATATGTACCAAAAGTTGTTCGGGACTCAAGAGGTTGATTGGTTTAATACGCTCAATCAGGAGTGGGTAGAAGCGTGGACTGGAATTGAAGAAGATGAGATTAGCGACGAAAAATATTTTCAGTATGGAGAGCATCAAGATTGCGTTTATATGCGTAGCCGATATCTGGAAACGGCTTTACAAATTAGTACAGATGAAGACGGGTACGTTTATCTTTTAAACCCGATGGTTGTTGACGAACGAGGGGAATGGGAAGCGTGGGATTTTGGAAATAAACATCCTGGAGCCTATCGATATCGATCGTTTTGGGAGATGATGCAAGCGACTTACAATAGTGCTTTTGGTGAGTAA
- a CDS encoding DUF4291 domain-containing protein, protein MKLQIEPYRDRNIHLPEKGRIILAQYDADSIVVYQAYRSAIGHFAAQNGYFGGEFKLSRMTWIKPNFLWMMYRSGWGMKEGQEVILAIRILRSAFDSILAQAVFSKYIPEIYENPQQWSQALKVSDVRLQWDPDRSPAGGKLERRAIQLGLRGEVAMKYSRDWIISIEDISEFVAEQRQHVITKNYDTLFMPKECIYEVNNPQTAQILQLTPNVD, encoded by the coding sequence ATGAAGTTACAAATTGAACCTTACCGCGATCGGAACATACATTTACCCGAAAAAGGGCGAATTATCCTCGCTCAATACGATGCAGACTCAATTGTAGTTTATCAAGCTTATCGCTCCGCGATCGGTCATTTTGCCGCACAAAATGGTTATTTTGGCGGAGAATTCAAGCTGTCACGCATGACATGGATTAAACCCAATTTCTTGTGGATGATGTATCGATCTGGTTGGGGAATGAAAGAAGGTCAAGAAGTCATTTTGGCAATTCGTATTCTGCGTTCTGCATTCGATTCAATCCTTGCTCAAGCTGTTTTCTCAAAATACATTCCTGAGATTTATGAGAATCCACAACAATGGAGTCAAGCATTAAAAGTATCTGATGTTCGTTTGCAGTGGGATCCAGATCGTTCTCCAGCAGGGGGAAAATTGGAACGCAGAGCCATTCAACTCGGATTACGGGGTGAAGTCGCAATGAAATATTCACGAGATTGGATTATAAGTATTGAAGACATTTCCGAATTTGTTGCAGAACAGCGACAACACGTTATTACCAAGAACTACGATACACTTTTTATGCCAAAAGAGTGCATTTATGAGGTGAATAATCCTCAAACTGCTCAAATTTTGCAACTCACGCCTAATGTTGATTAA
- a CDS encoding pentapeptide repeat-containing protein, with protein sequence MNAQWSLQFLAFRSDESTAHYPKMTASELLKRYAAGERYFSKIDLSHENLSQVNLTGINLSRAILCWVLGRKAILQGANFYGANLTQAVLTSADLHGANLCEANLSGADLRDADLSGANLTRANLSNANLRHANLSQTILPDGAIGKRQLDFYR encoded by the coding sequence ATGAACGCGCAATGGAGTTTGCAGTTTCTCGCGTTTCGCAGTGATGAGTCAACCGCGCATTATCCCAAAATGACAGCCTCAGAACTGCTTAAGCGATACGCAGCAGGAGAGCGATATTTTTCCAAAATTGATTTGAGTCACGAAAACTTAAGTCAAGTCAATCTCACCGGAATCAATCTGAGCCGAGCAATCCTGTGTTGGGTTCTAGGGAGAAAAGCAATCCTTCAAGGAGCCAATTTCTATGGAGCCAATCTCACCCAGGCGGTTTTAACATCCGCCGACTTACACGGAGCAAACCTTTGCGAAGCGAATTTAAGCGGTGCGGATTTGCGCGATGCAGATTTAAGCGGCGCTAACCTAACACGAGCAAACTTGAGTAATGCTAACCTACGCCATGCCAATTTAAGTCAAACCATTCTCCCCGATGGCGCAATTGGCAAACGACAGTTGGACTTCTATCGGTAA